From a single Gimesia fumaroli genomic region:
- a CDS encoding ubiquitin-conjugating enzyme E2: MSNVRLRRLAADYAKLKEYVRLHPRVSLLQVTGDPPEKFQLQYVIKSVRMQNQEVVPVKTHTVEISLPRNYPRTPPQCRMLSPVFHPNIAPHAICVGDHWSAGESLQSIIIRIGEILAYQSYNLKSPLNGEAARWAEQNSEEFPTDTVSLLPEEKSKKKQPVSRTEESNEKTQSQRILVCPSCQAKYRLPAEFQKRKVRCKKCEAIIEIPVV; encoded by the coding sequence ATGAGCAATGTTCGACTGCGGAGGCTCGCTGCTGACTATGCCAAACTGAAAGAATATGTTCGCCTGCATCCGCGTGTTTCTCTTTTGCAAGTCACCGGAGATCCACCTGAAAAATTTCAGTTGCAATACGTCATCAAAAGCGTCCGCATGCAAAACCAGGAAGTGGTTCCGGTCAAAACCCATACTGTAGAAATTTCTCTACCCCGGAACTACCCACGAACACCACCACAGTGCCGCATGCTCAGCCCGGTCTTCCATCCCAATATCGCGCCACATGCAATTTGTGTCGGCGATCATTGGAGCGCCGGTGAGTCATTGCAGTCAATCATCATCCGTATTGGTGAAATCCTGGCGTATCAGAGTTACAACCTCAAAAGCCCGCTCAATGGAGAAGCCGCCCGCTGGGCCGAACAAAACAGTGAGGAGTTTCCCACAGATACCGTAAGCCTTCTCCCGGAAGAAAAGAGTAAGAAAAAACAACCTGTATCCAGGACAGAAGAATCGAACGAGAAGACTCAGAGTCAAAGAATACTCGTTTGCCCTTCATGTCAGGCTAAATACCGATTACCAGCAGAATTTCAGAAACGCAAAGTCCGCTGTAAAAAATGTGAAGCAATCATCGAAATCCCTGTTGTATAA
- a CDS encoding trypsin-like peptidase domain-containing protein, translated as MDQSRSSSKESPYIRVAGEREAGVKCARCNKEIEQGELTASCMQCGGIHHQTCWTEYQQCGSYQCSQGTMSKASTSALVISRDDLNHAEPLPVIPSYTDNALTISEKPKQIWNKLAIWAFVIALLGIPLFGIITGLFAMILACIALVSHPTHKKGFALAVAGLMIGFFEIIGWSAGLYFYMDTPRTNSIAFSEYAFDPTSLDNLPADLKRAMKSNVLIEVNNGLFGRGMGSGVILTSVNGKSLIVTNRHVIDSEYNDDSRDVVADDFDKSDPVTVQAIGQIPVQGQIEWIAPHGIDLALISAPLDKEVISDAFWNKKKAPLIGSKVFAIGNPHALGWTHSTGNLSQYRKQTKGAFTYQIIQTTTPLNPGNSGGGLYDENGFLIGINTMTGDKRVAEGLGFAISINTLFDLIPGTFQIPAQQGKIESDDANVSETNN; from the coding sequence ATGGATCAGAGCAGAAGCAGTTCAAAAGAGAGCCCGTATATCCGCGTTGCAGGAGAGCGGGAAGCGGGAGTTAAATGTGCGCGGTGCAATAAAGAAATCGAACAGGGAGAATTGACCGCCAGTTGTATGCAATGTGGGGGAATTCATCACCAGACGTGTTGGACGGAATACCAGCAATGCGGGTCCTATCAATGCTCTCAAGGAACTATGAGCAAAGCCTCCACATCGGCACTCGTCATTTCACGAGACGATCTAAACCATGCAGAGCCACTTCCTGTCATCCCAAGTTACACGGACAACGCGCTGACCATTTCTGAAAAACCAAAACAGATATGGAATAAGCTTGCAATCTGGGCATTTGTCATCGCGCTTCTGGGCATCCCCTTGTTTGGGATCATCACGGGGCTCTTCGCCATGATCCTGGCCTGCATAGCATTAGTTTCTCATCCGACTCACAAAAAAGGATTCGCTTTAGCTGTTGCAGGGTTAATGATCGGCTTTTTCGAAATTATCGGCTGGTCTGCAGGATTGTATTTTTACATGGACACGCCCCGCACCAATTCGATTGCATTCAGTGAATATGCCTTTGACCCTACATCCCTGGACAATTTACCAGCCGACTTAAAGAGAGCAATGAAGTCAAATGTCCTGATCGAAGTCAACAACGGCCTGTTCGGCCGAGGAATGGGTAGTGGAGTCATTTTAACATCAGTCAATGGAAAGTCTTTGATTGTGACAAATCGTCATGTGATTGACTCTGAGTATAATGACGACTCTCGGGACGTAGTAGCTGACGACTTTGACAAATCGGATCCGGTCACAGTCCAGGCCATTGGTCAAATTCCTGTCCAAGGCCAGATTGAATGGATTGCGCCACATGGAATCGATCTGGCCTTGATCTCGGCACCGCTCGACAAAGAAGTCATAAGTGATGCATTCTGGAACAAGAAAAAAGCCCCGCTGATTGGTTCAAAAGTCTTTGCCATTGGTAATCCGCATGCCCTTGGCTGGACGCACTCCACTGGCAATCTTTCTCAGTATCGGAAACAGACCAAGGGCGCGTTTACCTACCAGATCATTCAAACAACCACCCCGCTGAATCCCGGAAATTCAGGTGGCGGGTTATATGATGAGAACGGATTTCTCATTGGCATCAACACGATGACGGGAGATAAAAGAGTCGCAGAAGGTCTCGGCTTTGCCATCTCAATAAATACGCTGTTCGACTTGATACCAGGCACTTTTCAAATCCCGGCTCAGCAGGGTAAAATAGAAAGCGATGATGCCAATGTATCCGAAACAAATAACTAA
- a CDS encoding RING finger protein gives MAENIVTCECGVKVRLPDSERNRSFQCPKCKKQIALTTDLKVLFSAPLDVGQTAVCPICQSDIQANESCVQCPDCDQTHHRECWSEIGGCGTYGCQQAPAPVDSDKTSQVPLTAWGDTKECPACGEVIKSIALKCRYCSTTFDSTDPMSLNDLKNQYDRGERVDSMRNSVIGLFVFSMIGILAPLALLVSLIYVLPRRKQLSQSGPITSILAWVSVALNIFYTLLMFLFFILSN, from the coding sequence GTGGCTGAAAATATCGTAACTTGTGAATGTGGCGTGAAGGTTCGACTTCCGGATTCAGAGCGAAACCGTTCATTTCAATGCCCTAAATGCAAGAAGCAGATCGCATTAACGACGGACTTGAAAGTTCTATTCAGTGCTCCTCTGGATGTTGGCCAGACGGCGGTCTGTCCGATCTGTCAAAGCGATATCCAGGCGAATGAAAGCTGTGTTCAATGTCCCGATTGTGATCAAACCCATCATCGTGAATGCTGGAGTGAAATTGGTGGCTGCGGGACCTACGGTTGTCAACAGGCGCCAGCTCCAGTCGACTCTGACAAAACTTCGCAAGTACCATTAACCGCATGGGGGGATACCAAGGAGTGTCCCGCCTGCGGCGAAGTGATCAAATCAATCGCCCTTAAATGCAGATACTGTAGTACAACGTTTGATTCCACCGATCCAATGTCTCTCAATGATTTAAAAAATCAATACGATCGAGGAGAACGTGTTGATTCCATGAGGAACAGTGTGATCGGTCTGTTTGTTTTTTCGATGATCGGCATTTTGGCCCCACTCGCACTGCTGGTCAGTTTGATTTATGTACTACCGCGAAGGAAACAACTTTCACAATCAGGACCGATTACATCTATTCTTGCCTGGGTTTCGGTCGCTTTAAACATTTTTTATACCCTTTTGATGTTTCTGTTCTTTATACTGAGTAATTGA
- a CDS encoding FHA domain-containing protein — protein sequence MKITSDELYAPDVDEYVELQSFLRRDAGPINDRPWIVRVIYANWFYMAFCGGVGAFLGWLILEPFFDDNEIGEEFNLAALLLFPVTAAFIGLFLGAAEGLICRNSLRALKSSVVGLGVGFLGGLIALFPTGIVFGIMSAIALGLMEDPLPGEMPTGMALLVLMMGRAAAWSIVSIPAGIGQGIALKEKKVIINGLVGAVLGGLIGGLLFDPLSLVLTSEDGQATYSRAVGLTTIGIFVGLFIGLVEGWTKTAWVLMQKGPLAGKQFIIYKDTTVLGSSPKADIYLFKDDAIEPRHALIINRGGRFEIEDCSTPDGTYVNGIPITASTLHDKDQIVLGKTVLEFSLKENSS from the coding sequence ATGAAGATCACGTCAGATGAGCTCTATGCACCTGATGTTGATGAATATGTCGAACTGCAGTCCTTTCTCCGGAGAGATGCAGGCCCGATCAATGATCGCCCCTGGATCGTTCGTGTCATCTATGCCAACTGGTTCTATATGGCATTTTGCGGTGGTGTGGGCGCATTTCTGGGGTGGCTGATACTGGAACCATTCTTTGATGACAATGAAATCGGCGAGGAATTCAATCTTGCGGCACTGCTTCTGTTTCCCGTAACGGCTGCTTTTATTGGTCTTTTTCTGGGAGCCGCAGAAGGCCTGATTTGTAGAAACAGCCTGCGGGCACTGAAATCGAGTGTTGTCGGCCTGGGTGTGGGATTTCTTGGGGGACTCATTGCATTATTTCCCACGGGAATCGTATTTGGCATCATGTCTGCCATCGCTCTTGGCTTAATGGAAGACCCTCTCCCTGGAGAAATGCCGACGGGCATGGCCCTGCTGGTCCTGATGATGGGACGGGCCGCGGCATGGAGTATCGTTTCGATTCCTGCAGGCATCGGACAGGGAATTGCCTTGAAGGAAAAAAAAGTCATTATCAATGGCCTGGTGGGAGCCGTTCTAGGAGGTCTTATCGGAGGACTTTTGTTCGATCCGCTCAGTCTGGTCCTCACCAGTGAAGATGGCCAGGCAACCTACTCCAGAGCAGTTGGACTCACAACCATTGGGATCTTTGTGGGACTGTTTATCGGGCTAGTTGAGGGTTGGACGAAAACAGCCTGGGTCTTGATGCAGAAAGGACCACTCGCCGGGAAACAATTTATCATTTATAAAGACACAACCGTTTTGGGAAGTTCACCCAAAGCCGATATCTATCTATTCAAAGACGATGCGATTGAACCGCGACATGCATTAATTATCAATCGAGGGGGGCGTTTTGAAATTGAAGATTGCAGTACCCCTGATGGGACCTATGTCAACGGGATCCCCATCACCGCCAGCACATTACATGATAAAGACCAAATTGTACTTGGAAAAACAGTACTGGAGTTTTCTTTGAAAGAGAACTCCAGTTGA